GACTCCGGTGCGAATTATTGGCGCAGGCCGATCACGCAGTCAATCAAGCAAAGGCTTATTCCGGGATGGCATATGTGCTTCGAAGGCGATCAATCAGGCTTTCTCGCTTCGCAGCAAGCGATCGGCGACCGACATCGCCTTCTTGGTCTGCTTTGCGGGCGAAGGGCTCGCGATGCTCGCGTGCTCGTCCCAGAAGCCGTTACAAACGAAGCGCATGTAGGCGTTCGTGACGAAATCCGGCAACTCCCGGATGGAGCCGTTCGATCGCGCGAAGCGACTCGAGAGATACTTTCGGGCTCCCATCAACATAAAGGCGAGAACTTCGTATTCGCGAGCATCTACCGCGCGCGCATCGCCGGCATCGGCGGCGCGTTGCAGTACGCGCTGGTAGCCGCGCGCGATAACGTCGATGTGCTGCTGAAACGCTTCCGGTGAGAACAGCTCGGACTCGTAGAGGATGCGGTAGAATTCGGGTCGCTTCAGCAGGTAGGCGAAGTAGGCTTCGAACCGCAGCTTCTCGCGCGCCGCATCGTTGGCTGCATGCGACGAGCGTCCGTTGATGAAGGCGAGCATCTCGTTGCTCATGCTCGGCAGCAACTGATCGAAAAGGTCCTGCCGCGAATCGAAATAGTTGTAGAATGTGCCCTGGGCAACGCCGGCCCGCCGCGTGATGGTCGATACCATGGCAGCTGAATAGCCGACTTCGCCGACCACCTTCGCAGCAGCCTCGAGCAGGGCCGTGCGGATCTGGCTCTGCTTCTGCGCGCGCGTCAGTTTCTGCGCTTTTCCCAGCTTCTTAACGAGGGTCAGCTTTCGTTTCCGCCGTTCAGGCTTCACCGTCGGAACTCCGAATTTGATATTGACTGTCTACAGCAAAATGGCTCGCCGGGCAAAAGCCCCGAACGCGGCCTTTTGTGGCTACGGCGGATGGCTCGGCTACGGTGGCCTTTGACACCTGTCTCAATGCCGTGTCGGCGCCGTCCGCCGGGCCGGAATGCCTGGCGACGGGGGCCGCAGAACCATGGCTTCGCAGGCTATCCAGGAGCGGCCGGGGCTTCCTTCAAACCCAGGTGCGATCGCATCTTGTGGTGGTAGTGCGTCAAGCCGGGTTCGTTGCGGCCGAACGTGATATAGCTTTGGGCGTTGGACCGGAAGCCGCGCTGCATGGCGATGCATACCGGAAAGTCCTCGTGTTCAACGGTCGCCAGCAGCAACTCCATGTTCTTGTCCCAATATCTTCTTGCCTTCTCGGTGGTCGCCGGCTCGGGCGAGTAGAGGGCTGCTTCTGCGATGCACTGCTCCGTCGAGAGGCCCTCGGGGAAGGATCGCCAGGTCTCGACATGGTCGCCTTGCCAGACGATCAGGGTATTTGGAAACAGCAGATAGATGATGGCCGAATGCTTCAGAAGATCCCATTCCGATTCGGGCTTGTCCCGCAGCTCGAGCAGGCTGCGGCGAGGCAGAATAAAGCGACCATTGCGCCCGAAGGCGTCGAAGACGTTGATATTGGGCTGGAAGATCGATGCCACGGTCTGACGGTGGAGGGTGCCGATGTGCCAGGTTTCGAGGAACGTATCGATCACGAGCTTCCAGTTCATCGGCTTGTGCAGGTCGGATGTCTGGTAGTGGGAGGAAGTCTCGAGCTTGTAGGAGGCGAGTTCGGGCCCGAGCCCCTGAAGGAGATCGTCCGCGTCGATGTCGGACCCGGGCGAGGTCTTGACCCAGATGATCCCGTGCTGCTCCGTGGCCGGGAGCGGCACCAGGCTGCCGTTGTCGGCCGAGATGTCCGGGAAAGCGTCAGAAGGCCCGCGGGAGCGTAGCCGCCCCTCCAGATCGTAGCTCCAGGCGTGATAGGGGCACACGAACATCTTCTTGCCCGACCCGCAGCCTTGGGCGACCTGTGAACCGCGATGCCGGCAGACGTTGAGAAAGGCCCGCACCTTTCCCTCGGCATTGCGCGTAACCAGGACCGGCACGCCGGAAAGTTCGTCGGTCACGTAGTCGCCCGGATTCGGTATGCGTGACGACAGACACATCACAAGCGGGTGGTCGCGGAACAGCTGTTGCTGCTCCAGCCGTGCCTGATCCATGCAGATGTAGTCGGAAATGGGATTGCGATAGATGTTGTCGCCCATCGAGGTGGACCTTTTATCGTACAAATCGAAGACACGTTTGATCAGCTCTACCTGCGTTGTATGTTGCATGGGTCCTCGCGCTATGCCGAGCGCCGCAAGCGGCGCCATTTCCTTCATTGATCCTGCCGCGGCGACGCTCTGAGGCGTCGTCGGGCAACTTTCTTCACTTCGCAACGGCCACGCTGTCGGGGAGCCGGGCCCAACGTCCCTTTTCGACCCGATAGATCACCGCCTCGTGCGACGAAACATGCTCTGTCGTGGAGAAGCCCTGCGGCGGACCGCCGAAGATGTCCTGGTAGTTGCGGATCTTCTCCATCCCTTCGACAAGTTTCTGCGTCGTGAGGTCCGGTCCGGCGTTCTCGATCGCCTTCACGGTCAGGTCGATGATGACCTGGCCAAGTGCCGCCTGAATGGTCGGGTCGATGTTGTAGCGGCTCTTGTATCGGGTGATCCACGCCGCTGCCGCCGGCCGTGCGCTTTCCGGGTAGGGGGCGTCGAAGAAGCCGGCGGTATAGTAGCCCTCGGTGGTGCCGCCCTGAACGCCCGAGATAGCGAGATCGTAGCTTGCGGAGGTTCCGATCATGTCGACGTCCCATCCCATCTTGCGGGCGGCAGAATACGGAATGACGGTATCCCGCACGATCGTGCCCATCGCGATCAGGTCGCAGTTGGCCGCACGCAACTTCGTCAGCTGCGCGGTAAAATCCTGATCGGTGGGCTTGTGCGTCGTGACCTCGGCGAATTTCATTCCCATCGCGTCGAGCTCGGCCTTGGCGCCGTTGAACACCTCGC
The Bradyrhizobium sp. KBS0727 genome window above contains:
- a CDS encoding TetR/AcrR family transcriptional regulator translates to MKPERRKRKLTLVKKLGKAQKLTRAQKQSQIRTALLEAAAKVVGEVGYSAAMVSTITRRAGVAQGTFYNYFDSRQDLFDQLLPSMSNEMLAFINGRSSHAANDAAREKLRFEAYFAYLLKRPEFYRILYESELFSPEAFQQHIDVIARGYQRVLQRAADAGDARAVDAREYEVLAFMLMGARKYLSSRFARSNGSIRELPDFVTNAYMRFVCNGFWDEHASIASPSPAKQTKKAMSVADRLLRSEKA
- a CDS encoding ABC transporter substrate-binding protein: MRTTSLILGLVTALNASTALHAQEVTWRTQGVTKDEVVLGMHADLSGVAASFSVGVVNAIRMRIDEVNETGGINGRKLRLVVEDTGYQVPKAVQAANKLINRDGVFAMIGNLGTPQNNAVLPEQLKAGVPNIFPISWADSMSKPFHPLKFAIYAPYSDQIRVAVKYMVEKKGKKTVCAMHQDTDFGSEVFNGAKAELDAMGMKFAEVTTHKPTDQDFTAQLTKLRAANCDLIAMGTIVRDTVIPYSAARKMGWDVDMIGTSASYDLAISGVQGGTTEGYYTAGFFDAPYPESARPAAAAWITRYKSRYNIDPTIQAALGQVIIDLTVKAIENAGPDLTTQKLVEGMEKIRNYQDIFGGPPQGFSTTEHVSSHEAVIYRVEKGRWARLPDSVAVAK
- a CDS encoding SRPBCC family protein, whose amino-acid sequence is MKEMAPLAALGIARGPMQHTTQVELIKRVFDLYDKRSTSMGDNIYRNPISDYICMDQARLEQQQLFRDHPLVMCLSSRIPNPGDYVTDELSGVPVLVTRNAEGKVRAFLNVCRHRGSQVAQGCGSGKKMFVCPYHAWSYDLEGRLRSRGPSDAFPDISADNGSLVPLPATEQHGIIWVKTSPGSDIDADDLLQGLGPELASYKLETSSHYQTSDLHKPMNWKLVIDTFLETWHIGTLHRQTVASIFQPNINVFDAFGRNGRFILPRRSLLELRDKPESEWDLLKHSAIIYLLFPNTLIVWQGDHVETWRSFPEGLSTEQCIAEAALYSPEPATTEKARRYWDKNMELLLATVEHEDFPVCIAMQRGFRSNAQSYITFGRNEPGLTHYHHKMRSHLGLKEAPAAPG